The window TCCGGGCGGGCGGACGACTGGCCCCAGGCGTTGACGGTGGCGCGGGAATCACTCGATAGCGGTCGCGCCCGGCAGGTTCTCGACCGCCTGGTCGAGACCTCAAAGACCACAACGAGTTCCTTCCCCTCTGGGCGAGGCTAGGCGGGGGCTTCTAGCTGGAAGCGAGCCCGGCGATGCCGCCGGCCAGCAATAGGAGACAGACCAGGCCGACGAATCCCCAGGCCGCCCAGTAGGTAAGCCCCGAAAGCCGCCGAACCCGGCGAAGGCGGCGCATCTTGCCCAGCGCCGCGCTCAGGGCCTTTTCTTCCGTCAGCACTATGTAGGGTATCGGCCAAAGGCGTGAAAACCTTCTCCAAATCGCGGCCGATTATGCTGTAGCCGATGCCGTTTCGGATCGCCGTCATCCCGGGCGACGGCATTGGTCCCGAGGTCATCGCCCAGGGTCTGCGGGTCCTGGAAGCCGTCACCGCCGTCACCGGTACCCAATTGGATTTTGTGAGCTATGACCTGGGGGCCGAGCGCTACCTGCAAACGGGGGAGATCATCCCTGACGCGGTCTTTGCCGAGCTCCAGGCGGCCGATGCCATCTATCTGGGCGCCGTCGGCGATCCGCGGGTGCTAAACCCGCAGTATGCGGCCGGGCTGCTCCTGCGCCTGCGATTCGAGCTGGATCTCTGGGTCAACCTGCGGCCCTCTCGGCTGCTCGCGCTCGGTCTGACGCCGTTACGCGATGCCGGGTCGATCGACCTGGTCGTCGTCCGCGAGAACACCGAGGGTGCCTACGTCGGCATCGGCGGGCAGTTCAAGCGGGGGACCCCGGACGAGATCGCGATCCAGGAGGACGTGAACACCCGCAAGGGTGTCGAACGCATCATTCATTACGCATTCGAGCTGGCGCGGCGGCGCCGGGCGGCCGGCCATCGAGGCCGCGTCACGATGGTCGACAAAAGCAATGCGCTCTATCACGCGCACGACCTCTGGCAACGCGTCTTCGCGCTGGAGCGGCAGGGCGCGTCCGAGATCGAGGCGGAGCATCTCTTCGTTGACGCGGCGGCGATGCAACTCGTGAAGGATCCATCCCGCTTCGACGTCATCGTGACGTCCAATATGTTCGGCGACATTCTGAGCGACCTGGCCTCCGAACTTGTTGGCGGACTCGGCCAGGCGCCCTCGGCGAACATCAATCCAGACAACCGCCGCGGCCTCTTCGAACCCGTGCACGGGTCGGCACCGAAGCATGCCGGCAAAGGCATCGCCAATCCGGTGGGGGCCATCCTCGCCGGCGCGATGATGCTGCGCCACCTCGGCGATGAGGCCGGAGCCAGCCAGATCGAAAACGCCGTGATGGCGGCGGCGGGTGACCGGCGCACCACGAAGGACCTGGGCGGTGCGCTGAGCACGACGGCCGCCGCCGATGCCGTGCTCGAGCGACTTGAGAGAATTGGGTCATCGCGTCCCTCCTGAACACGATCCAGCCCCCTCGCCGTAAGCCGGGCGCCGCATCACCGGTGAGCCCGGCCACCAAGCCGGTCGACCGGTCGCAGGACAGCGGTCACCTGGTCCGAGGTCGCGCGCTCATCTTCTGGGACCCGAAGATTCCGGGGAAGAAGCTCGACGCCATCGACACCGACCAGATCACACCAGCCGACGACTGCGTTTCGGAGAGCCTCGACCGACTCGACGAGCGCTGGAAGGTCGGCACCTTCCGTTACCTGATGCCCGACTTTCGGCGACGGGTGCATCGAGGCGAGACGTTCGTGATCGCCGGCGAACGCTTCGGCATCGGGTCGTCGCGCGAGATGAGCCCGGCGGGACTCAAAGCGATCGCCGAAGAAGCCGGACTCGAGATCGTGATCGTCTGCGGCGACGGCGTGGGCGACATCTTCCGGCGCAACGCGCTCAATCTCGGCCTGCACGTCGTCCAGAGCCGCGCGGCTTCGGAAGATGCGCAGGAGGGCGACGTGCTGACCTTCGATTCGAAGACCCGCCGGCTGACGAACGAGACGCGTGGCAAGAGTTACGAGCCGGTGCCGCTGACGCCCGTCGAAGAGAACATCCGTCGGTCCGGTGGGATCATCGCGGTCGGACGGCGCGAGTTCGCCGAATCCATCGAACGCGTGCCCCGCGTGGAGTGGCCGGATCGTCAAACAGCCCGCGGTTTGTCCAGTACGGAGCAGGTCGTCTGGGCCCATCGTGTCGACAAAGATGCTGAGGTGCGGCCGGGTAGCACGTTGCGCGTCTGGTGCGACCTGTTGCCCGCCTCGGACGGCACCGCGCCCTTTACGATCCATACGTTCAACCAGATCACCGGCGGCGACACGATCTATCCTCGGCAGGCCGCCATCGCGAACGATCACTTCGTGTTTTCCGGCCGTAACGCCGACGACAAGCAGACCTCGATTGGGCGCGATTTCGCGAAGCTGCACGAGATCACCAAGCCCTACTACGCCACGCCTGGCGATGGGATCTTCCACTTCTACTTTCCTGAGCAGGGCCTGGTCGTGCCCGGGTCGTTCATCCCTGGCGCCGACTCGCACAGTCGCGCCTACGGCGCGTACGGCGCCGTCGGCACCGGCGTGGGCAGCACGCAGCTCGGCTTCGGCTGGTCGACCGGCTACATCTATTTCACGCCGGCCAAGCGCCGTCGCGTGGTCTTTACGGGCCGGTTGCGTCCATGGGTCAGCGGTAAGGACGTCGTGTTGGCGCTGCTGCGCCGTTGGGGGAAAGCCCAGGCGCAAGGCATGAGCGTCGAGTTCGTCGACGCCGAACGCCAGCTGCCCATTCCGTATCGCAATACCGTCGCGAACATGATGGCCGAGGCCGAGGCGCAGAACGGCATCTTCGCGCCGGACGAGGTCACGCTCGACTGGTACCGGCGCAAGGGCATCGGCAACTTGCCCTATCCGCGTTTCGAGCCCGGCGACCAGGTGGCCTGGGATATCGACGAGACGCTGGACCTCTCTGAGCTGGTGCCCTTTATCGCCAAGCCGTTCGCACCGGGCAATGCCTTTCCGGCGGACGAAGTCGCTCGGGAAAAGCTGGCGTTCGATAAGGCCTTCATCGGTTCCTGCACGAACGGCGGATACGACGACTTGCTCGAAGCGGCGCTGGTGCTCCGCGCCGGGCGCGAGCACGGCTTCGAAAAGGCGCCTAAGACTTTCGTGATCTTTCCGGGGTCGGGCGGCGTCAAGCGCGATATCGAAAACCCCGAGCCACGCCTCGGCGGCGAGTCGATCGCGTCGGTGCTGCGATCCGTCGGCGGGGAAATCCGCGAGTCGTGGTGCGGCCCGTGCTTCGGCCAGGGGCCGGATGCCCTGAAGAAAGGTGAGGTTGCGATCACGTCGTTCAACCGCAACTGGCAGAACCGAATGGGCGTTGGTGGCCTCGGCTACCTCGCGAGCCCCGCGGTCGTCGCCTCGTCGGCCCTCCTCGGTTACATGGCCGGACCAACCGCGCTCGGGATCGAATGGAACCCGGAGCGCTTCGACGCCTCGATCTAGCCCAGTTATTGGTCGTACGTCGGCCGGGTGTGGATGAAGCGCGACCCCGGCGCCACCACGTCCGTCGCGTAGTCGACGACGCGGGCCGAGTGCACGTCGGCATGCACGCGTTCGGACTGCGGCAGGGCGGACGCAAGTGTGCCGCTGACCCAAACAAGTCCGGCCGCGATGACCGTTGCGCCGAGGACCTGCAGGCGCGACCGCAACTGACTCATCCAGCTGGCTCCTTGATGACTTCCAGCGACATGGCACGGGGCTTGCCCATCACCGTCAGAAGCGCCGCGATCGACGCGCTGCGCGATCGCAGGGCGCGGACCACGGCCGGATCGAACTGATAACCGATTCCGGCCTCGATGGTGCGCAGGGCGGCCGGAAAGCTCATGGCGACGCGATAGGGTCGGTCCGAGGTGAGAGCGTCGAGCGCATCCGCGACCGCTAGGATGCGGACGGCCAGCGGGATGTTCTCCCCCTTGACACCGTCCGGGTATCCACTACCGTCCCAATGCTCGTGGTGATGGCGCACTCCCTCGAGGCTCGACTCCAGGAAATGCAGGCCCTTGAGCATCTCGTACCCGATGACTGGGTGCTCGCGCATTGCCGCCGTCTCCCGTTTATCCAGTGGCCCTGGCTTACGAAGGACGCGATCCTCGACGCCGATTTTCCCGATGTCATGGAGAAGCGCGGCGCGGCCCAGGGCGATGAGCTCATCCGCTGGTAGTCCCATTTCGTCGGCGAGCTCGAAGCTCAACCTCGCTACCCGAGCGGAATGACCGTACGTATACGGGTCGCGCGCGTCGATGGCGCGCGCCAGCGCCTCGATGCTGGCGAATGCTGTGGTCTCCAGTGCCTTCGTCTTCTCTTCGAGGCTGGCCGTCATTACGTTGAACGAAGAGGTCAAGTAGCCGACCTCATCGGCGGCGCCAGTCGGAGCTCGGTCGCTGAGGTCGCCGGCGGCCACCGTTCTGACGAGCCGCTCCAATGGTTGCGAGATCCGCCTCGCGAGCAGCCCACCGACCGCAAGGACCACCAGAGCTGTCCCGACAAAGACGAAAAGGAGAATGATGCGCAACCTGAGGGCGCTGTCGGCCACGCCATCCGCGGGCAGTCCGACTCCGAGGTATCCGAAGCGCTCGCCGCGCATCGTCCAGTCGGCGACCGCGACTGCGTAGGTGTGTCCGTTGGCGGTGGCGCTCACCCGCATCAAGTGGTCCGATGTCACGGACTGGCGAACATCACGGCTGAGCACTGGCAGCGACCCCTCCAGCGGCTGGCCGTTGAGGCCGTAGAAAAATAGCCGGCCGGCGTCAGTCCCGTGGATTTCCGCCGCGATGTCGGCGATCGACTCACCCAGGAGAACCGCGCCCACGACGTCGCCGTGTGGGTCCCTGATGGGGGCGGCCCAGTACACAACCGGCCCTGCGCTCTCACGCAGAACGGCCAGGTATTTATCACCGCGCCCGTCGTTCGTCCCCGTCAGTACTTGTCTGATAGCTGGCAGGTCCGGCGCTGGGGCTCAGTCGTCTGGGATTGACAGCACGCGTTTCCCCTGCGCGTCAAGGATGCGGATCAGCACTCGACCGGCGCGTGCCGTCGCGACGTCAGCGGCATACAAGCCCGACAAGCGGGGTCCGTCGCCGGCTGCGAGTGCGACCGCGAGGCCCGGCCTGGCGGCCACGGCCCGGAGGTCGTTGAGCCGGCCTGCCTCGAGGGTGGCGAGCCTGTCGTTTGCTTGCACGCTGGCGCGAACGAGGCTCTGGTCGAAGCCCGCCATGCCGGCGCTGGTGGCCTGGTACGTCAGCGCCGCTACACCCACGACGGCGACAAAGACGAGCAGCAGCAAGAAGGGGACGATGATCTGTTGTCGGAGCGGCCGCCGCCATGCCGCGTGGACTCTCAGTTCGCGGAGCGCTGCGTCAAGGTGTGCGCTCGGCGTGAACGAAAACGACTCAACGCGCGGTTGACCCACCGCTTACCCCCGAAACGAAATGCCTCCTGAGCGATCGTCGAAGGATTGGCCAACGACACGTAACACCGAACGCGGGTTCTGTCAAGCAAAAACCAGCGCTGTTTCGGAAAATAACGCGACGTTTCGCATCCAGTTGCCGGCGATGCCGCGATCGGACCATTTCGGAGTGGTCATCGCCACTCCTTGAGAAGGTCATTCGACGTCGCGGCGCAATCACGAACGTCCGTGTCCTGAGCCAAGAGATCACAATGCGTAGCCTGAGGCTACTCGAAGACTTGGTCGGCCTTGACCTCGAAGCGATGCTCTCCGTCAGTCGAGTCGACGTCAGCTGTGCTGATTTCGACGACTACCTGCCCATCGTCCCTCTGGTGGCGCGCAAGGATTTCGCACCGAATGCCCGAATCGATGGGAAATACAGTTGTCTGCGTAATTGCCTGGCTCGTGAAAATGGGCGGCTTGTCTACGAACATCCAAGGTCGGCCCAGGGCATCAGTGATCCGAGCTTCGACCCATCCAGGCTGTGGCTCATCGGCCACCCAGCGGGTTAGCTCGCAGCGAAGAGTCGGCACACACTCAGTGAACACTATTCAGGCTGCCAGCAACGTAGGAGTCGCGGCGGTCCCGCCCGTTGAGTCGCTGTACCGTTTCGCACCATGAGTGCTAGCCCACTCGACTGGCTGCGACAGGGTCAAGAAATCCTCGATCCTGTCTTTGTGCCTCGTGGTTACCGGTTTGAACTCGAGGAACCGCAACAAGGATCCGGTGGCGAATTTGCTATCGGCTATTACCGAAAGGGCGAACAGTCGGTTGAGCTCCACTTCAGATGGGCGCTCGGTATCGTGAAGTACCGAATCGCTGACGACTCACTCGACCATAAGCAGTACATGGGTCTCCTCGGCGTGGCCGACCAAACCGCATACCCGGGGTTCTCCGACGATCCTCTTGATGGCTTTCGTCATTTGCGTTCCGATCTCGAACGATTTGGCGAGCCGTTCCTATCGGGGAAGGAACGCAACAGGTTCCCTGCCTTGGTACGTGAGGCTAAAGAGAACGAGAGGCATCTCAGGCACCTGCCATGACCTCACCTGACGGACCGTATTCAGTGGCCTGTCCAGTCAAGACGCGGTTTTCGCCGATCGCTGGTTGACCACCGCGTAGATCTCGACCTCGTCGAGCAGGTGATTGCCCTGCTTGGCGCGCTCGATGATCGCGCCAACCAGGTCGGGCCGCGGCTGGATGCCGTGCTGCTCCAGCCAGAAGACGACGTTCGATTCCCCACTCATCGGCCCGATCTCGATCACCTGCTCGCAGCCGAACAGCTCGGCGGGGACACCCGAATAGACGCGGTTCGCGAGCCAGTCGTCGCCCTTGCGCATGGCCTTGATAACAGCAGCGGCGTGGACGCCGGTTGCTGTGCGAAAGGCGTCTTTACCGAGCACCGGATAATTCGCCGGGATCGCCATCCCGGTGCCCTCGGCGATAACGTCGCCCATCTCGCGAAGCTTGGTCAGATCCGTGTCGATCCAGCCCATCAGGCGAAAGTTCACGAGCAGCAGATCCAAATGCGTGTTGCCGACGCGCTCGCCAAGACCGAGCGCGCAGCCATGAATGCGGTCGGCGCCCGCAATGGCCGCCTCGATGGCATTGATGACGCCGAGACCGCGGTCGCTGTGGCCGTGCCAGTCAAGGCCAACGGTGGGTTTCATTTCGTCCAGCATCCGTCGGACGTAGCGGACGACGGCCCGGGCGCCCTCCGGCGTCGAGTGGCCGACCGTATCGCAGACGGCGACGCGCGCCGCGCCCTCCTCGATCGCGGTGCCAAATAGTCGGCGAAGCGTCTCGGGCTGAGCCCGAGTCGTGTCCTCGGTGACATAGAGCACGGGCAGTTCGTTCTGCCGGGCGAAACGGACGGCCTTGCGCGTGTTGTCGACCATCTGGTCGATCGTCCAGCCTTCGGCGTACTGGCGAATCGGACTGGAGCCGATGAAGGCCGCGACCTCGATCGGGATGCCGACGCGCTGCGAGATCTCGACCACCGGCCGGATGTCGACCTCGAGCGTGCGTGCCGCGCAGAGCGGCCTGATGCGCAGGCGTTGGTCGCGAATCTCCTCGGCCAGCCGTTCCACGTCCGCGACCGCGCGTGGGCCAGAACCTGGAAGACCGAGGTCGATCGATCCGACACCGAGCTCATCGGCAAGGTGCAGGAACCGCAGTTTGTGTTCGATATCGGGGTCGCGCACGGACGGACCCTGGATGCCATCGCGCAGCGTCTCATCGTGAATCGCCACGGGGTGGGCCGGCTTCGGCGGCGCGTCGACCGTGTTCCAGTCGTAAATCAGCTGCGCTTCGTCAGGCACTGATCGTCTCGAGCTCAGCGACCAGCGCGGTGAGAAACTCGGTCGCCAGCGCCCCGTCAACGATCCGGTGATCGACCGAGATCGAAATCCAGGCGCCGCTGCGGGCGACAACGTTGCCGTCGACCACCATCGGCCGCGGCTTGATGGCGCCGAAGGCGACGACGCAGCACTCCGGCGGATTGATGATCGGCGTGCCGGTCTCGACCGGGCCGCTGGCGCCGACGTTCGTCACGGTGATGGTTCCGCCGCTCATCTGGCCGGGTGGCAGCGTTCCGGCGCGCGCGCCCTCGATCAGCTGGGCGCTTTTTTCCGCGATCGCGCTGAGCTCGAGTTGGTCTGCGCCTCGGAGGACCGGCACCAGCAACCCCTGGCCGGTATTGACCGCGATCCCGACGTTGACCGGCTGCTTCACGATGATCTCGTCGCGGCTCTCATCCCATGAGCTGTTCATCAAGGGAAAGGCGTGAACCGCCTTCACCACGGCCGCGATGAAATAGGGGAGAGGGGTCATCGAGCGGCCGCTCGCTTTTCGCTGCTCGCGGGCCGCCATCAAGTTGGTGGCGTCAAAGATCGCGAACTCGGTGAACTGTGGAATCGTGGAAACCGACCGCAGCATCTGCTTGGCGATCGCCTTGCGGATCCCGACTACGCTGATGCGCCGCTCGCCATCCGTCGGTGGTGCGGCCGTCGATGTCGATGAGACCGCGGCCGGTGACGATGCCGCCGCTTCGACATCGGCTCGCGTGATGCGGCCGCCCGGGCCGCTTCCCGTAACCTGCGCCAGGTCGACGCCCTTCTCTTTCGCGAGCTGGCGGACGAAAGGCGCCGCTCGCGTATCGCTGCTGCTCTCCGGGACTGACGCCACCGCGGTTCGCGCCTTGCGCCGAATGCCAGATTCGGGCGCCCCGGGTCCGTAACCGACGAGTGTCCCCGGCGTAGCCTCAGCCGGGGTCACCTCGGCGGACGTGATCGTCACGAGCGCCTCACCCACCGCAACCGACTCACCGGGCCGCGCATGCAGTTTTTGAATCGTCCCGGCCCAGGGCGACGGGATCACGACCACGGCCTTTGCCGTTTCGACTTCGCAGAGCGGCGCGTTGACCTCGACCTGCGCGCCTTCCTCGACGCGCCATGTCACCAGCTGGGCCTCGGTGAGACCCTCGCCCAGGTCGGGCAATCGGAACGTCTGATCAGCCATAAGCCAGCGCCGCGTCGGCCGCCTGGAGGATGCGGTCGACGTCCGGCAGATAGAGCTTCTCGTAGCGGGCTGGGGGATAGGGGACGTTCAACCCGCCGATGCGCGCCACCGGCGCCTCCAGAAAGTCGAAGGCGTCATGACTGATGCGGGCAGCGACCTCGGCTCCGAACCCGCAAAAGACGGGGGCCTCGTGCACGACCACGGCGCGATGCGTCTTGCGCACCGAGGCCATGACCGTGTCCATGTCGAGCGGCGACAGGCTGCGAAGGTCGATGACCTCGATCGATATCTGTTCGGCCGCCGCCGTTTTCGCCGCCTGAAGCGCAATACTCACGGTGGGCCCGTAGGCAATCACCGTAACGCCGGAGCCCTCGTGCGCCACCCGCGCCTTGCCGATGGGCACGCGAGCGGCGGGGTCGATCTCTTCTTTGAGGTAGTAGCGCGCCTTCGGCTCGAAAAAGATCACCGGGTCCGGGTCGTCGATCGCCGCCTGGAGGAGGGCAAAGGCATCGCCGGGCGTCGACGGCGTGACGACCTTCAGGCCGGCGGTGTGCGCGAAGTACGCCTCAGGACTCTCCGAGTGATGCTCGACCGCGCCGATGTTGCCACCGAAGGGGACGCGAATCGTGATCGGCAGCGAGACCCCGGAACGATTTCGGTACTTGGCGACGTGGCTGACGATCTGCTCGAACGCTGGGTAAATAAAGCCGTCGAACTGGATCTCCGGTACGGGCCGGAAGCCGCGCAGTGCCAGGCCGACCGCGACCCCGATGATGGCCGACTCGGCGAGCGGGGTGTCGAACACCCGCTCTTCACCGAAGGCCTTCTGCAACCCGTCGGTGATCCGAAAGACGCCGCCGAGCGCGCCCACGTCCTCGCCAAAGATGAGGACGTTGTCGTCGCGGCTCAGCGCATCACGCAGCGAGAGGTTGATGGCCTTCGCCATCGTCACCGCTTCCATTACGGGCCCTCCAGGGAGGATTCGAATTCTTCGCGTTCCCGAAGGAAGGACTCCGGCGGGTTCGAATAGACACGGCCAAAGATCGCCTGGCCGGGCGGCGGCGTGGGCAGCGCGAGCAGCCGCGAGCGCATCGCCTGGGCGGCCGACTCGGCCGCGTCCGCGATCGCCTTGACGGTCCCCTCTTCGATGATGCCCTGCTGCACGAGCCAGGCCTGATAGCGGGCGATGGGATCTTTGGCGTTCCAGGCCTGCAGCTCGGCGTCCGTTCGATATCGCGCTGGATCGTCGGAGCTGGTGTGCGCGCCCATGCGGTAGGTCACCGCCTCGATCAGGTACGGGCCCTCACCCTGGCGCGCGCGGGCGGCGGCGGCCCGCACGGCCGCGTAGACGCCGAGGACGTCATTGCCGTCGATGCGGATGCCGGGAAACCCATAGCCCTGGGCGCGCTCGGCGATGGACCCCGCGGTCTGCTTCGACAGCGGGACGGAGATCGCCCAGTAGTTGTTCTGGCAGAGGAAGACCACCGGCGCTTTGAAGACGCCAGCGAAGTTCATGGCCTCGTGCCAGTCGCCCTCTGAGGTGGCGCCATCCCCGAAAGTGGAGAGCACAACCTCGTCGCTGTGCTTCAGCCGGCAGCCCATCGCGAACCCGACGGCATGGGGGACCTGGGTCGCGACCGGAATGGCGAGCGGTGCGAAGTGGTACTTGCGCGGATCCCACGGTCCGTGGGAGAGGCCACGGAACAGTGTCAGCATGTCGGCGGGGTCGATGCCCCGGATCATCGCCATACCAAACTCGCGGTAGCTGGGGAAGACCCAATCCTCACTTCGAAGGGCCGTCATGGCGCCGACGTGGATTGCCTCCTGCCCGAGGAACTGACCCCACAGGCCGAGCTCACCCTGCCGCTGTAGGTTCAGCGCCTCCTGGTCCGCACGACGGATCAGCACCATGTTTCGGTACAGCTCGCGGAGCGCCGCGGCGTCCAGCCCCAGGCGGCTCCTTCCTTCAGCGGTCAGCTCGCCGGCCGGTGAGAAAAGGGCGCGCACCGGGTCGTCCGCCGCGACGACTCGAACCACGTCCGCCATTGCCGGGAATATCCTATACCGGAGTTATATTGGCGACGCCTCTGACGGTCCACATGAACATCGCGAAGCTGAACATCTTCCGGGGCTTCCACCTTCGCAGGAAGATCGTCGCCGCCTACCAGCGGCACGTCGACTACCGCCGCGAGGCGGCGCTGCGCATGTGGGTGGCGTTCATCGGCACATTCGTCTTTCTGCGCCTGCTGACGTTTGGCATCCGTTATCACATCCTGCCCGTCAAGAACGTCGTGACCAGCAGCGGGCTCCACATCCATCACTTTGTCTGGGGAATCGTGATCCTGTTGATCATCGGCTTCCTCGGAATCATGTTCTGGTCGCAACGGCTGCACGCGTGGCTGGGGCTTGCCTTTGGCATCGGCGCCGCGCTCGTCATCGACGAGTACGCCCTCTGGCTCAACCTGCAAGACGTGTACTGGCTGCCCGCCGGCCGGAGCAGTATCGACCTCGCCATCCTCATCGCCGCCGTGCTGGGGCTCTACTATGCGGCGGACCGGTTCTGGAATAAGGTCGTCACTGAGGTGCAGGGGGCGATCAAATTCGTCAGCAGCGAAGAGGGCCGGCTTTTTCGCGCGCGATCGCGCACCACGGCAACCACCACCACGTCCACCACCAAATAATCGCGTTGGCGCAACGGGAAGCTCGGCCTACCGCCACCTATGCCGTTGCGAAGGCTGATCAGCCCAAGCTCCTGGAACAGTTTCGCGGCCGGCAAGGAGCCGAGCTCCCGCCCGGTCCGTACGAATCCTGGCGGGTGAAGCTGTCCGAGGGGACGAGCCAAGCGACGGCGATCATGTACCAATCGGGCAAGCTGGTCATCGCTGGCCACGCGCCGGCCTTCGACCACGCGGTCGCCATCGCGAGGTCGGTCGCGAAGCCGGTCGCCCCAAAGCGGGCTCACGCAAGCCCACCCACGTCGGCGCCGGCCGAAGCGCCGCCGGAGACCGAGCCGCACATCGGCACGGACGAAGCGGGAAAAGGCGACTTCTTTGGTCCGCTGGTGACGGCCGGGGTCTACGTCGATGAGCGGACGGCCAAGCTGCTGCGGACCCTTGGCGTCCGCGACAGCAAGCTCGTCGGCGATCGGGAACTGCGCGGACTCGCGACCGACATCCGCGCCGTCGTCGAGGCCGACAAACGTGCCGTGATTATGCTGGCCCCCAAACGCTACAACGAGCTCTACAAGCAGATGCGCAGCGAAGGGAAAAACCTCAACACGCTGCTGGCCTGGGCCCACACCCGGGTGATCGAAGACCTGATCGGTCACGGGCTCCAGCCGACGTTCATCCTCAGCGACCAGTTCGGAGACAAGCGATACATCGAGAGCCGCTTGATGGTCGATACGCGTCTTAGCGGCGTTCCCGTGCTCCAGATGCATCGCGCCGAAGCTGACGTGGCGGTCGCTGCGGCGTCGATCCTCGCCCGCGACGCGTTCCTGCACTGGCTCGACCAGGCCGGAAAAACACTCGGGCTGACCGTGCCGAAAGGGGCGTCGCCGAAAGTGATCGACACCGGCAAACTGCTGGTCAGCCGCATGGGCGCCGAAGGTTTGAAGAACTACGCGAAAGTCTCCTTCAAGACAATGGAAAAGGTTCTGGCTGGAACAACGTCCTAGTCCGTAAGCTAGAC of the Candidatus Dormiibacterota bacterium genome contains:
- the rnhC gene encoding ribonuclease HIII; amino-acid sequence: MKLSEGTSQATAIMYQSGKLVIAGHAPAFDHAVAIARSVAKPVAPKRAHASPPTSAPAEAPPETEPHIGTDEAGKGDFFGPLVTAGVYVDERTAKLLRTLGVRDSKLVGDRELRGLATDIRAVVEADKRAVIMLAPKRYNELYKQMRSEGKNLNTLLAWAHTRVIEDLIGHGLQPTFILSDQFGDKRYIESRLMVDTRLSGVPVLQMHRAEADVAVAAASILARDAFLHWLDQAGKTLGLTVPKGASPKVIDTGKLLVSRMGAEGLKNYAKVSFKTMEKVLAGTTS